The Metopolophium dirhodum isolate CAU chromosome 4, ASM1992520v1, whole genome shotgun sequence DNA window atAAAATACCATCTTGATTCAacttgctaaaagataagatactataatatgttgaaatcgaagcactccttctggtagaaattttgtataccggataaaataaaataaataaacaccattgtaaaaccactagcttcctcgctccggaGACAACGCATACGGGTATCACTTCCTCTCAATCCATTTATATTTGCGAAATTGTcatgtatgtttaataaatatacaatattatcttagGGGCTATTTTATTGATTGGAAAATcgtctatatcataatatatccttattacaaaaatgtatacattacctacctattatagtattttaaatattgacggTTATTTTTAcagactattaatattattaaaaaattgcgttattttttgaaaaGTCAGTTTCACGTAGTCAGCAGCATGATTTTGCCGAATTGTCGATTACAACAAAAACGGTTCTCTGGTCGAACACGCCTGCGAATTTCTGCAGTCACAttgtcggtttttttttatcgtgtgcGTACATTACAACGTACATTACAGCTACGCGTACATTACAGCGTTAATTAATACCACGGATAAAACGATACTAATAATTGGACGGCTTTTTTTctcacaaacataatattgtaatttactcCGGCAATATGCGCTGTTTGCCATcggtataatgatattatgcgcATATAGCGTTCCCGCGGGTATGTAGGTGTACCTACTCGGAATTGGATTAATTATCATACAGAGTTACTGTTTGTTTCCAAATGGACAACGAGCAAAAACCGTTGCTTAATAATCTCGGCAGAGAtgtttataatagtacctatagtaatacattatatagtattatattataccgatgGTGATTCAACAAGCATATTATGCATGGCCACCCGAATATTTTTAACTCCAGTAAATTGTTTATTCAAATTcgtaattgtaaattgtttaagaaCTTATACAGTAAACTCAGTATTAAagactttatttatatataatttataatatatacctaatatagctAATCTATACCGCTTAAGAAGTGTCTAtgacaaacttttttttttcaaattagaatcgACCTTTTCTTTGTGACTTGTTGAGAGGATTGttttgaaatgttgatatttataaattataattcaaactaatattttctgaattatAAGACTCTAGGTAAGAATAGATTCCCTCAAAATAGGTTTAAAACATATGAgagttttaatttgataataattatactagatttttgaatttgtatcatttaataacaataagtaattactatacaaaaatataataccaccgtaatattataatattatacattttatgcataaacattattaataggAAAATCATccttagttattatattatgtactattgtaCTATACATAAAGTGTCTGAGCTCAGATTTCCATATataaagtgaaaataaaaaaaaatagctcagAAAATTAATCGTTCGAATTTCGATTTATTATGTGATTGGTAATTTACTGACAAAAGTCAGTAgttcttttgaaaaaaaaattgtatcgtcacggagtatatattatacaaataaaagtattttaatttacagtcTCTGAGTATGTTTGAAAATCTCAATAATCggaatttaaataaaagcatTACTTATGAAATAATTACTATTGGTGGGTGAGCACAtttggtgaatcatcctgtataataataacaattatattatttacagtgtTGTCCGCCGCGGTTTACCGTTGGTTCGTGTGTCGGTTAAACGAAAAAATCGCAAAATGCAGCGGACTGCCCTGtgcacataaaaaataatagttatagtggcgccagttattatattatgtgtacgtaTACTGTCGAGGAAACTATTTCAACGGTGTCTTAGATCCGCAAGTCCTGCAAGTCGCGCGACCAATGAGAACGACGACCCACGCGTTGATTATTACGTCCAGCACGtcagtgttatattattattttactactgAACTTATAGTATAGCTATTGTGAGTTATTGAAAGTTCTGTATAAAACATTTCACtagtgaaaaacaaaatcgacGTACTGTACCGTTTTAATACGCCACGCTTTTGGTTCGTTCAACATCGTGatgggaatattattattaattattactttctcGCTAATAATTTCCACGTTGTCTCCCTGCACCTGCGGTTCATTAAGAATAAATACCGGGAcccgattaaaataataaatatataaacaatatatcatTCTGGTATCAACTTTATTCGTGTGCTCATTGGCGTGAACTGGAGGCGGGCACtcttagtattttataaattaattagaaaaatgtattatcgaAAAggcattttagatttttaagagttattttatcaagaaaagtatagtattttaaacgattaactgttgaaaaaaaattaaccgtaTGACATTTTCATGCTGCAATAATGATTTAGCTcgggcaatattatattatactttccaCACATTAAGTATATTATCTAGTCTTTAAGCACAGGTACGGTATATCGACATAAAATAAAGTTTCCCCCCATCACCATACAACTTTCCCAAGTTACGCCCATGCATAAGCTCATTGTACGAGTGATGCTTGTGTGTAGgatgttattatatttctgcatgttattaaagtatttattttaatcgacGATATAAGAGCTGGGTACATTAGCCGATTAGTGTATGAGCGTGtacagtattattatgtttgattaatataatatagtgtttttatattataagagtacccacctatttatattaatcggtggtaaaaaaataaaataaaatgtgttatcGTGTAGTTGTTGATATATCTTATCATGTCtcactattattactattgatatttatttgggTTGTatacagtggcgtcatttcagttttcaatagaggggggcaaaggtttagaccggcccgaatgggtaaaaaaaaaccgcaaaaatattaatagtttattaagatatcttcttttttttatttttgaaaatctattaacagcattatctataaatcaattttacctgattcattataagtatataagtatatattatataatatatatatatcttatataagtatatgatatatttacaaattaatattatcttaaattataatatattttttttttattgcttgcttACCGGCTCcagttttgtctgtttattaacaTGCTAGAAATTATTTCCGATACTTTTCGAGCAGTttgcggtaattttatatttttagtcgcaCCCCTTAACcacccatctattttttttagatcatatttttcccaaattaaaagattaatgtaaacatgcgtcacgaaaaaaattaattttaatttaggtactcaactaaattaacacaatacgcagaatagttgaatcatacacgactgtcgcaagttatgaagtccgtgatcaatgataaataataagagcgtcaatcggttgttgtttttagaatttgtaatcattttagattttagaaattaaactatacgagattatgatactaactgttcattttccttcacaaaacacactcacacaaacaaacctacataaatacatacatacaatgtgtacgtccccgcatacgtctaaatatattcgaactatcaattagtaaaaatgtatcattgtgacaataatttcttagtacatactataatattttctgaaaatattataaaattcccagacagcaaatgtttgactaaaaatattattataacattattataggcacgtttttgcactaataaaatataataatggtaaaacggcaacaactggacaccggcccatagggctgcttttaaaatcagacaggggcaaatgcccaccttgcccccccccccaaatgacgccactggttgtatatacattttttacacataatattatactattatatatgcattatatatatatatatatatatatatacctagtaatgAAATGGACAAACACTTCGTAGGTATATTTTCGACAGTGTTATCTACATAGACACTGTGATTGTGCCacggacatattataatacttgataATCTATTCCTAGCTGAAACTATTCGTAGGCTGCAACTTGTTCAGTAGCACAACTTGTGTGGACACATCAAGACGAAAGACAATAATTAGTGTTTGATTTCAGCGGCCGATTTGTTTACACCATTAATAAGCCATAAAGAGCTTTCATGCAATTAGCATACGCACAGTGATAATTAAATAGCTTATCACAGTATTCTATATAGGTGGTATACGACGAGAAAACGtgataataaaatttaacaacaCTTATTTCGTCGCTTAAAAtctatgtgtattttttttttttttttatcatatcacGATACTgtcgaataaatataaataaataaataatgatcgtATTCTTaacactattaaatataattatgatctTTGTACTGCTGTCGTATAGTAGCGCGCACTCAGTTCAAACTTCTCCTCCTTCGCCACTTGTTCTCGCTGGTGGGATCGTTCGGTGCAGCTTCGGCGATGGCACAGCTGTTCTGGTCCGTCTTGCGGAAGTAACTCTTGCTCAACTTGTACTTGTCCAACACTCCGTAGGCCTTCTGCATGACGGTGCCCGGAGCTAACTTTTCACGGGTCATGATCCAGGCGTTCTCTGTGAGGATCAACAGACGAGCGCGCATCACATATCAGTAGGTACATTCGATTTACGTGCATTATAGTTTATCACTCTACGAGAGTAATCGAGTTGCAAAGAAAAGTACTCACGTGTGTTGGCCACTCCATAAGACGAGCAAGACCAAACGACGGCAAAGGAATCGTAGTCGGTTTCCAAAATCATTTGTTCGGTCGAGTAAGAGACTGCAAAGTGTGAATAAAAATAGCACAGGTTATTAACACTCGCATTTTACGCGATAACGTAAAACGATACCGTCGAGAGTTTCGAATTACGAACGAAATTGATATCGTCAAGAGCAAAATGTCtggttttcattttattttttatttttttttcaagataaacACCGTGATTTAaacccaaaataataaaatataatatttacttggcAATGTTGTGTACTTGACGTTCAT harbors:
- the LOC132942792 gene encoding apolipoprotein D-like, whose amino-acid sequence is MVFNKKLVLLMVCMSAAMVSCQVPAIGGCPEFDSHPDFDMNRYLGTWYEAEHYVNIFEIGTRCVKTNYTKAVDGRYLVSNEIMNRFTGVKRVLDGEIRLIVKGADSKMNVKYTTLPISYSTEQMILETDYDSFAVVWSCSSYGVANTQNAWIMTREKLAPGTVMQKAYGVLDKYKLSKSYFRKTDQNSCAIAEAAPNDPTSENKWRRRRSLN